Proteins from a single region of Polynucleobacter sp. KF022:
- a CDS encoding methyltransferase domain-containing protein gives MTQPIRWLQDEIADRMLQKLDIVKLDVKDILIVPDFAGKHLHTFARRYPKARIWSLSDKSVSAFQLWRAKAISNWRSIFGSRTASLASYLSSGRFDIPDNSVDLVFSDLLLQDLEDPKHFLQECWRVLREGGLIAFSYLGPDTGKELRSPTLPELRLKNLLSPWDMHDMGDALLAERFSDPVMDMEYLTLDYESESLLLVDIAALNLIDPTPFKAPETQVLPQKLTLEVVYGHAWAIGKHLAKAKDSVAYIDLNQIGRKTRPDSA, from the coding sequence ATGACCCAGCCCATCAGATGGTTACAAGACGAAATTGCAGATCGCATGCTGCAAAAGTTGGACATTGTTAAGCTCGATGTAAAAGATATTTTGATAGTTCCAGACTTCGCCGGAAAACATCTGCATACGTTTGCAAGGCGGTATCCAAAGGCGCGCATTTGGAGTCTTTCGGACAAAAGTGTTTCTGCGTTTCAACTGTGGCGTGCTAAAGCTATCAGTAATTGGCGATCCATATTCGGGAGTCGTACTGCTTCATTGGCAAGCTACTTATCATCTGGAAGATTTGATATTCCAGACAATTCTGTTGATTTAGTTTTTAGCGATCTTCTGTTGCAGGATCTGGAAGACCCAAAGCACTTTCTACAAGAGTGTTGGCGCGTTCTGCGCGAGGGCGGTTTAATCGCATTTAGTTATTTGGGACCTGATACTGGAAAAGAATTGCGTTCGCCAACCCTTCCCGAGTTAAGACTTAAAAATCTGTTGAGCCCCTGGGATATGCACGACATGGGGGATGCCCTGCTAGCAGAGAGATTTTCTGATCCAGTAATGGATATGGAGTACTTGACCCTGGACTATGAGAGCGAGAGTCTTTTGTTGGTCGATATTGCCGCTCTAAACCTCATTGATCCCACCCCTTTTAAGGCCCCAGAAACGCAAGTTTTGCCGCAAAAACTCACCCTAGAGGTGGTTTATGGGCATGCTTGGGCTATTGGAAAGCATCTTGCGAAGGCTAAAGACAGTGTGGCCTATATTGATCTAAATCAAATTGGACGCAAGACTAGGCCAGATTCTGCTTAA
- a CDS encoding ComF family protein — protein MAQYTQRPMRFPENIFQTIFEQLLPTGCIVCQKFQKYSICNYCLDIVSNEGIFNYQSCDQCGLALRPEEMALQCCASCQLSNPYFDETYCLDRYTGILQVPLHEFKYQKRIAFGCALSDVWNKLLSWQLKDIDASYLLPVPLSTQKLAQRGFNQSWEIAKRIHCGRHIQKSPYMLWRHHYSEHQAGSNLENRYLSTRGMFYVQPKHIEQLQNKTVIVFDDVMTSGATLNEIARILKDNGVSRVINWVLLRAVRPI, from the coding sequence TTGGCTCAGTATACTCAGCGCCCCATGCGATTTCCAGAGAACATTTTCCAAACAATTTTTGAACAACTTTTGCCAACTGGATGCATTGTTTGTCAAAAATTCCAGAAATACTCCATTTGCAACTACTGCCTGGATATTGTGAGCAATGAGGGGATATTTAATTATCAAAGTTGCGATCAATGCGGTCTCGCACTCCGACCTGAGGAAATGGCCTTGCAATGTTGTGCGTCATGCCAATTATCCAACCCCTACTTTGATGAAACCTACTGTTTAGATCGGTACACAGGGATTCTTCAAGTGCCATTGCATGAATTTAAATATCAAAAGCGGATTGCTTTTGGGTGCGCACTTAGCGACGTGTGGAACAAACTTCTGTCATGGCAACTTAAAGATATTGATGCAAGTTATTTATTGCCCGTACCACTCAGCACTCAAAAGTTAGCGCAACGTGGTTTTAACCAAAGCTGGGAAATTGCCAAACGAATTCATTGCGGTAGGCACATTCAAAAATCACCTTACATGCTTTGGCGTCATCATTATTCAGAACATCAAGCTGGTAGCAATCTTGAAAACCGATACCTATCAACTAGAGGTATGTTTTATGTTCAGCCAAAGCACATTGAGCAACTACAAAATAAAACGGTCATTGTTTTTGATGATGTTATGACTAGCGGGGCAACTCTTAATGAAATTGCCCGCATTCTGAAGGACAATGGCGTATCTCGTGTTATCAACTGGGTACTTCTCAGAGCTGTACGACCAATCTAA